Part of the Geobacter pickeringii genome, CAGATTCCCTCGGCGCGGGCAATCTCCGCATCGATTTCCATACGGACGAGCCAATTCATATCGCCTCCTCGCCAATGGGCTCGGCACCCGGCGCCCAGAAGGCGGCAGCCCATTCGGTTTTGGTGCGCTCAGTCCAGAACCCCAAATCAGATTCAAGTTGAACGTAGTTAACCGGGATACCTTGTGATTTCGCAATGAGCACCATGCGCATGACCCGCTCAAGGACTTCTTCCCTGCCGGCTGCAAGCAGATGCTGAAAGCGTCTTTCTGTCGGGGTCAGCTTGTTGTCCTCGCCTTGCTTGTCGCCGCGCTTCTGCTCAATTGCCTTGCAGGTTACGCCGAAATTACCGTTGGAGGTTTCCTCAGGATGGGTTGCGTACAGTCCAGCCACGAATGCCGCAACTTGATCGTCAATCGCCACCTCGAGCCGATTCAAGGCAGGCCAGGCGCGATGTCTTTTGTTCTCCACAAGTACGCACCGGAGATTCGCCATCATTCCCCTGTCATCCTTACACCTGCGGAGCCGTCCGAGAAGGTTGTTCATGGATTCTCCTCCCTGATTTCAGTATTGTCCGCCTCAGGTTCGTCCTTCGTTAAAGTCAGTTTCTGCCACCCTTTGGCAAAGGCCCGCATCTGGCGGGGGGTGTCCTGGCCACAGGCCGTACGATAGGCATCGCAGGCCGTGGCAAATAGCATTTTTCGCCAAATGTCACGGGTAGAGATGGCGTTATCAGTGTCGATTGCCTTGATATGGGCCATCAGGGACTGGAGGTTCCTTTCAACGGTTGTCCAGTAATGGGTGGTAGCGACAGAGTGCAGTTTCACCTTCAACTCCCCTTTGTTCGCCCCTGCCCCTTTCAACCTCCCTTCCCATCCGCCGTCAACTTCAATGCGATAGCATTCAATTGCCCAGCCAAGACGACTGGCCAAGGATTCGGCCGACTTGACCTCTTGTTCGTAGACTTCCGTGCCATCTGCAGTAGCCAGCTTCGGCGGTATGTGAAAAACCGATTCCGCCGTATCGATGATCGATGCCTGATCGCGGGCCAACGCTACGACAACCAGATCGCACGCTTCCCCCTCCTGAAGCGCGTTCAACGATATAGGGCCGCCGGGCTCTCCCGCCTTCCGCTTGACCACGACGCCGGCAAGCTCCCGCCAGAGCGCCTTGGACGGTCTGAAGGAGAGCAATGACTGAACATCCTTCTTGCCGTCCTTTCTAACAACAACTGTGGCCGTTGGCTCCGGTGGAAAACCATCCGTAAAGGTATGATATTGAAACCCGTCACCCAGCAGCATCCGCTCGCCGGCTGGATGGATGCGAATGAGACGCGCCATCGGA contains:
- the casB gene encoding type I-E CRISPR-associated protein Cse2/CasB, encoding MNNLLGRLRRCKDDRGMMANLRCVLVENKRHRAWPALNRLEVAIDDQVAAFVAGLYATHPEETSNGNFGVTCKAIEQKRGDKQGEDNKLTPTERRFQHLLAAGREEVLERVMRMVLIAKSQGIPVNYVQLESDLGFWTERTKTEWAAAFWAPGAEPIGEEAI
- the casA gene encoding type I-E CRISPR-associated protein Cse1/CasA, with the translated sequence MNVAFDPWIPVISATGTRELVSLCSVFSDGGEYADLAVRPHERVALMRLFLCVAHAALDGPKDYDEWCEVPKWLPEAARRYLTEWKDSFELFHPTKPWLQVAGLSKSADGTASSIHPADWTPVSKLNFSFASGNNSTLFDHGGINRNRQILLTDTVLSMLTFQCFSTGGLISQVFWNDQQTVKTARDAPCVPASMVHAFLRSSNLLDSICLNLPTHEDLKLYYPNHGIGRPVWELAPTSFADLANLENATATYVGRLVPMARLIRIHPAGERMLLGDGFQYHTFTDGFPPEPTATVVVRKDGKKDVQSLLSFRPSKALWRELAGVVVKRKAGEPGGPISLNALQEGEACDLVVVALARDQASIIDTAESVFHIPPKLATADGTEVYEQEVKSAESLASRLGWAIECYRIEVDGGWEGRLKGAGANKGELKVKLHSVATTHYWTTVERNLQSLMAHIKAIDTDNAISTRDIWRKMLFATACDAYRTACGQDTPRQMRAFAKGWQKLTLTKDEPEADNTEIREENP